A single window of Anaerocolumna chitinilytica DNA harbors:
- a CDS encoding leucine-rich repeat protein: MNDELFGSLTIKYHVKDNQAVILSCTGTSGYIKLPDRIDDIPVTEVGPYSFSSPESLSVKNHEEDIKEYHYQGLDAPFTTMELLYGKKVKEIFLPDGISRIDEYAFYNCTELETIHLGYGTIDFGNGAFMNCDNLKNLHFRTLPETNTGLFGFLRELQGELVVSFEKGGRRAEFIFPEYFEESVENTPARVFHYLIHGAGYRYRQCLKAGILDIPEYDALFSAPEIQTEEDTALSIALCRLRHPYELSDVYRLKYISFLKKHGKLTIKRYLQDNDAKGFIALRKDGILTDDLMDYAIKKAIKYKQPECIGILLNLQEEASSKKHDRFEL, from the coding sequence CCATGTAAAAGACAATCAGGCAGTCATATTATCCTGTACCGGAACAAGCGGTTATATAAAACTCCCAGATAGAATAGATGATATTCCGGTTACAGAAGTGGGTCCCTACAGTTTTTCTTCGCCAGAGTCTTTATCTGTTAAAAATCATGAAGAAGATATAAAAGAATACCATTACCAGGGCTTAGATGCTCCTTTTACAACGATGGAACTGCTCTATGGAAAGAAAGTAAAGGAAATCTTTTTACCGGATGGAATCTCCAGAATTGATGAATATGCTTTTTACAATTGTACGGAATTGGAGACTATTCATTTAGGCTATGGAACGATAGATTTTGGAAATGGTGCATTTATGAATTGTGATAATCTAAAAAATCTTCATTTTCGAACCCTTCCTGAGACGAATACAGGACTCTTTGGCTTCTTGCGGGAACTACAGGGAGAACTTGTAGTCTCTTTTGAAAAGGGTGGAAGAAGAGCTGAATTTATCTTTCCTGAATACTTTGAGGAGTCCGTCGAAAATACCCCTGCTCGTGTATTTCACTATTTAATCCACGGAGCCGGTTATCGTTACCGCCAGTGTCTTAAAGCTGGAATTCTTGATATCCCTGAATATGATGCTTTATTTTCAGCCCCTGAGATACAGACAGAAGAAGATACCGCTCTTTCCATAGCTTTGTGCCGTTTAAGGCATCCTTATGAGCTTTCAGATGTTTATAGACTGAAATATATCTCCTTTCTAAAAAAGCACGGAAAGCTTACAATAAAACGCTACCTTCAGGATAATGACGCCAAAGGGTTTATCGCGCTAAGAAAAGATGGAATATTAACAGACGATTTGATGGATTATGCTATAAAGAAAGCAATAAAGTATAAACAGCCGGAATGCATTGGGATCCTCTTAAATCTTCAAGAGGAGGCTTCCAGTAAGAAACATGACAGATTTGAATTATAA
- a CDS encoding vWA domain-containing protein translates to MGTDGNNTEISTADILISSRTELSVYMRYLNLALSALRFEEKEGIQLLGTDGNTLFFSPSLLLEEYKAGRIWVNRAYLHQILHCIYRHPFRPYGNNKRLWDISCDIAMEYIIDSFRYHCVRMSGTRYRRIFYENLKGKIKIPTAQAIYKLLEPLDMSDKEYEQLEFEFRKDDHSFWAEEEKREVPLPDSAEQKWQDISEKTQTELETQAQDVSEEVEGFLEQLEVENRKKHDYRSFLRKFSIMKEEAVLDMDSYDLSFYTYGLSLYGNMPLIEYQESRESKRIEDFVIAVDTSMSCSGELVQEFLMQTYKVLKESESFFKRTNIHILQCDETIQSDEVIHSEEELEVYMQQLQLKGGGGTDFRPVFAYVGKLLEEKAFHHLKGLLYFTDGKGIYPRKRPPYDTAFVFLKEDYTDADVPPWAMKLILNPEDLNMTKGELE, encoded by the coding sequence ATGGGAACAGATGGCAATAACACGGAGATTAGTACAGCAGACATTCTGATCTCTTCCAGAACAGAATTAAGTGTTTATATGCGTTATCTGAACCTCGCTCTTAGCGCTCTTAGATTTGAAGAGAAGGAGGGTATTCAATTATTGGGTACGGACGGAAATACCCTTTTCTTTAGTCCCTCACTTTTATTGGAGGAATATAAAGCAGGAAGAATCTGGGTGAATCGAGCCTATCTGCATCAGATACTACATTGTATTTACAGACATCCTTTCAGACCATATGGAAATAACAAAAGGCTTTGGGATATCTCCTGCGATATTGCAATGGAGTATATCATCGATTCCTTCCGATATCATTGTGTCAGGATGTCCGGTACCAGATACCGAAGAATATTCTACGAGAATCTAAAAGGAAAAATAAAAATTCCTACCGCACAGGCAATTTACAAGTTATTGGAGCCTTTGGATATGTCCGATAAGGAATATGAACAACTTGAATTTGAATTCCGAAAAGATGACCATTCCTTCTGGGCCGAGGAAGAGAAAAGGGAGGTTCCCCTTCCCGACTCTGCGGAGCAAAAATGGCAGGATATCAGTGAAAAAACACAAACTGAACTGGAGACCCAGGCACAGGATGTATCAGAAGAAGTAGAAGGTTTTCTCGAACAGTTAGAAGTTGAAAACCGTAAAAAGCATGACTATCGAAGCTTCTTACGCAAATTCTCCATAATGAAAGAAGAAGCTGTGCTGGATATGGATTCTTATGACTTAAGCTTCTATACCTATGGTTTATCTCTCTATGGTAATATGCCCTTAATAGAATATCAGGAATCAAGGGAAAGTAAGCGAATTGAAGATTTTGTCATTGCAGTAGATACCTCTATGTCTTGTTCAGGAGAATTAGTTCAGGAATTTTTAATGCAAACTTACAAAGTGTTAAAAGAATCTGAGAGCTTCTTTAAAAGAACAAATATACATATTCTGCAGTGTGATGAAACAATACAATCCGATGAAGTAATCCACAGCGAGGAAGAGCTGGAGGTATACATGCAGCAGCTTCAGCTAAAAGGCGGAGGAGGAACTGATTTTCGGCCGGTTTTTGCTTATGTGGGAAAGCTTCTGGAAGAGAAAGCCTTTCATCATCTAAAAGGACTCTTGTATTTTACAGATGGCAAAGGTATCTATCCAAGAAAGAGACCGCCTTATGACACAGCCTTTGTATTCCTGAAGGAAGACTACACGGATGCAGATGTGCCACCCTGGGCAATGAAACTGATACTAAATCCAGAAGACCTTAATATGACCAAAGGAGAATTGGAATGA
- a CDS encoding ATP-binding protein — protein sequence MNIKRAKEEIMNTVKAYLSKDENGNYKIAEIRQRPIFLMGPPGIGKTQIMEQVAAECGIALVSYTITHHTRQSAVGLPFIEKKTYGKKEYSVTDYSMSEIIASVYDKQERTGLTQGILFIDEINCVSETLAPTMLQFLQYKTFGNQKVPEGWIIIAAGNPPEYNKSVREFDTVTLDRVRKIEIEPDFQVFKEYAYKQEIHPCILHYLDIRRENFYRFETTPDGIFFATARGWEDLSEMLLVCEELHMPIDAEFVYEYIQHDHIAKDFSNYYELYNKYKKDYKIEEIVHGSYSTKLIEELKVAPFDERLNLTSLLLGRLSRSFSETQTLEKYTEVLYSFLKEFLSQVTLIETRPDILLKEMIEKNEKELEALKQEGLITRKEAAIKLKSLSSFKNYQEVLRTNKENSIDARDIVKELFAVEKETLASKIQTTSAELENAFGFMEKAFGEGQEMVIFVTELSVNYYSAAFIAANGSAKFYEYNKNLLFGERREEIIRNIEK from the coding sequence ATGAATATAAAGCGCGCGAAAGAAGAAATCATGAATACCGTGAAGGCTTATTTAAGCAAAGATGAGAACGGTAATTATAAAATAGCAGAAATCAGGCAGCGTCCAATATTTCTGATGGGACCTCCCGGTATCGGAAAAACACAGATAATGGAACAGGTGGCGGCGGAATGCGGCATCGCACTGGTATCTTATACAATAACCCACCATACCAGACAAAGTGCAGTGGGTCTGCCTTTTATTGAAAAGAAAACTTACGGGAAGAAAGAATATTCTGTGACGGATTATTCCATGAGTGAGATAATAGCTTCGGTATACGATAAACAGGAGAGAACAGGCCTTACTCAGGGCATCTTATTTATTGACGAAATAAACTGTGTATCTGAAACTCTTGCTCCCACCATGCTCCAATTTTTACAATATAAAACCTTTGGTAATCAGAAAGTGCCGGAAGGCTGGATTATTATTGCTGCCGGAAATCCCCCGGAATACAATAAATCCGTCAGGGAATTTGATACCGTTACCTTAGACCGGGTTCGTAAGATAGAGATAGAACCGGATTTTCAAGTTTTCAAAGAATATGCTTACAAACAGGAAATCCACCCCTGTATTCTTCATTATCTGGACATTCGCAGAGAAAACTTCTATCGTTTTGAAACAACCCCCGACGGAATTTTCTTTGCTACGGCAAGAGGCTGGGAAGATTTATCGGAGATGCTTCTCGTATGCGAAGAACTACACATGCCCATTGATGCCGAGTTCGTATATGAATACATCCAGCATGATCACATTGCAAAAGACTTTTCAAATTATTATGAATTATACAACAAATACAAAAAAGACTATAAGATAGAAGAGATAGTTCATGGCAGTTACTCAACAAAGCTTATAGAAGAATTAAAAGTAGCTCCATTTGATGAAAGACTTAACCTAACTTCCCTGCTTCTTGGAAGATTGAGCCGCTCTTTCTCTGAAACCCAGACCTTGGAGAAGTACACAGAAGTACTTTATTCATTTTTAAAGGAATTTCTGTCCCAAGTAACTCTTATTGAAACCAGACCTGATATCTTATTAAAAGAGATGATTGAAAAGAATGAAAAGGAACTGGAAGCATTAAAACAAGAAGGCTTAATAACCCGAAAAGAAGCGGCTATTAAGCTGAAAAGCCTTTCTTCCTTTAAGAACTACCAGGAGGTCTTAAGGACGAACAAAGAGAATTCCATTGATGCAAGAGATATTGTAAAAGAACTTTTTGCTGTTGAAAAAGAGACTCTTGCAAGTAAAATTCAAACCACCTCTGCTGAATTAGAGAATGCATTTGGTTTTATGGAAAAAGCTTTTGGTGAAGGACAAGAAATGGTTATATTTGTAACAGAATTATCCGTAAATTACTACAGCGCTGCATTTATTGCCGCAAATGGAAGCGCTAAATTTTATGAATACAACAAAAATCTTCTCTTTGGAGAGCGACGGGAAGAGATTATTCGTAATATTGAAAAATAA
- a CDS encoding EAL domain-containing protein, which yields MEMSDNFSHVIITNMISGYALHSIITDETGRPIDYRYIETNKSFERYTGLKSDEIIGKTILEIMPQINEDTINWIQFYGQVALTGTAASIEQYSKVFDRWYKVNAYCPEIGYFAVIFLDITEQKKQEDDLRQRNKDLSLLSAKQSSLLHDLEVSDAKLKKKNETLEALSEELLKNELRLNDAQKIAKVGNWELELKTQMLWASEEAFHIYGIPRTSPVIPRSRILDMHQGEYKRISDNALFKLISEDAPYDFQYEIISEDGVHKYLRSLATLERDKDGTPLLLKGVIHDISDDVLHERELIKKNEELSSLYEEILASEEELRQQNEVLFQKNEEITALYEEVTAQEEELKANYEQLNESMERLKKSEAINTVILETSSEGVWQYDINNDLFSISPHFVKSLGYAPEEISVVTDIVKIAHPDDTLMAQEVFYHHLVNNTDKFSLEYRLLCKDGSCKWVRSTGKVLKNLNGEPYLMAGSYLDITKLKEQQFELEYMAYHDILTGLPNRTLFLQELEKALAASNKNDKQVAVIFIDLDNFKDVNDTLGHSTGDLLLKTLAFRLKDQIRKQDMLTRLGGDEFAVMIQDIDSEDEVYEFCLRIKDKILEPFKFNGSRFNISPSVGIAMYPSNAKNGEELLKNADTAMYRSKNIGKNTIQFYQDSMRTDMLRRLSVEGSLRAAIKKKLLTLHYQPQICLKTGKIRAFEALIRWTDDILGIIPPTEFIPVAESAGLIVPLGEWILREACEEAIRLNKFRNDILMSVNISAVQLKQLDFVKLVKRTLEETGLKPELLELEVTETTLISSFDTTIIMFEELRKLGVKISLDDFGTGYSSLSYLRKLPIDTLKIDKSFIKDLDRECIEKEITESIVSLVHKLNIEVIAEGVENGKQLAYLMKCNCDNIQGYLISRPIPAIDAMKLTDKNFMAYIGVQL from the coding sequence ATGGAAATGTCAGATAATTTCAGCCATGTGATTATTACAAATATGATCAGCGGCTATGCGCTCCACAGTATTATCACCGACGAAACCGGCAGACCTATTGATTATCGGTACATAGAAACGAATAAATCCTTTGAACGTTACACAGGACTTAAGAGTGATGAAATCATTGGTAAAACCATCCTTGAGATAATGCCTCAAATAAATGAGGATACCATTAACTGGATTCAATTTTACGGACAAGTTGCTCTAACTGGTACAGCAGCCAGTATCGAACAATATTCCAAAGTTTTTGACCGCTGGTACAAAGTGAATGCTTACTGTCCCGAGATAGGTTACTTTGCAGTTATTTTCTTAGATATAACAGAGCAGAAAAAACAAGAAGATGATCTGCGCCAAAGAAACAAAGACTTAAGCCTTCTTTCAGCAAAGCAATCCTCTCTGTTACATGATTTGGAAGTCTCTGACGCAAAGCTTAAAAAAAAGAATGAAACTCTGGAAGCTCTGAGTGAAGAGTTATTAAAAAATGAGCTTCGTCTAAATGATGCACAAAAGATTGCAAAAGTAGGAAATTGGGAACTGGAGTTAAAAACCCAGATGCTATGGGCTTCTGAAGAAGCTTTTCATATCTACGGCATTCCCAGAACATCTCCCGTAATTCCGAGATCAAGAATATTGGATATGCACCAGGGTGAGTATAAACGTATTTCCGATAATGCACTTTTTAAATTAATATCGGAAGATGCACCCTATGACTTCCAATATGAAATTATTTCAGAGGATGGAGTACATAAATATCTTCGTTCCCTAGCTACCTTAGAAAGAGATAAAGATGGTACTCCGTTACTTTTAAAAGGAGTCATCCATGACATTTCCGATGATGTACTGCACGAACGTGAATTAATCAAGAAGAATGAAGAACTATCCTCTCTCTACGAAGAAATATTAGCTTCTGAAGAAGAATTAAGGCAGCAAAACGAAGTACTATTCCAGAAAAACGAAGAGATTACCGCACTTTATGAGGAAGTTACCGCCCAGGAAGAAGAGTTAAAGGCGAACTATGAACAGTTGAATGAAAGTATGGAAAGACTGAAAAAGAGTGAGGCAATCAATACTGTCATTCTGGAAACTTCTTCGGAAGGTGTTTGGCAATATGACATTAATAATGACTTATTTTCAATTTCGCCTCATTTTGTAAAATCCTTAGGATACGCACCGGAAGAAATATCTGTTGTCACAGATATTGTTAAAATTGCTCATCCTGATGATACTCTTATGGCTCAAGAAGTCTTTTATCACCATTTGGTAAATAATACAGATAAATTTAGTTTAGAATACCGCCTCTTATGTAAGGATGGTTCTTGTAAATGGGTAAGATCAACCGGAAAGGTGCTAAAGAATCTAAATGGCGAACCTTATCTGATGGCTGGTTCTTACCTCGACATTACCAAATTAAAAGAGCAGCAATTCGAATTGGAATATATGGCATATCACGATATTTTGACCGGACTTCCAAACCGGACACTTTTTCTGCAAGAGTTGGAGAAAGCTCTGGCGGCTTCAAATAAAAACGATAAGCAAGTTGCTGTTATCTTTATTGACCTTGATAATTTTAAAGATGTCAACGATACCCTTGGACACAGTACCGGTGACCTCCTGCTGAAGACCTTAGCTTTCCGGCTCAAAGACCAGATACGGAAACAGGATATGTTAACAAGACTCGGCGGAGACGAATTTGCTGTAATGATTCAGGATATTGATTCAGAAGATGAGGTCTATGAATTCTGTCTTCGTATCAAGGATAAAATACTTGAACCTTTTAAATTCAATGGCTCCCGCTTCAACATCAGCCCAAGTGTGGGAATTGCAATGTATCCCTCTAATGCTAAAAATGGGGAAGAACTTCTTAAAAATGCAGATACTGCCATGTATCGTTCAAAAAATATCGGCAAGAATACCATACAGTTCTATCAGGATTCAATGCGAACTGATATGCTCAGAAGACTTTCCGTTGAAGGAAGCTTAAGAGCTGCTATTAAGAAGAAGCTCCTGACACTTCATTATCAGCCCCAGATATGTTTAAAAACCGGAAAAATCAGAGCTTTTGAGGCTTTGATTCGCTGGACGGATGATATACTTGGTATTATTCCTCCCACCGAATTCATTCCCGTGGCAGAAAGCGCCGGACTGATTGTTCCTCTGGGAGAATGGATTCTAAGAGAAGCATGTGAAGAGGCGATCCGATTAAATAAATTCCGGAATGATATACTGATGTCTGTTAATATTTCTGCAGTACAGCTAAAACAACTTGATTTTGTCAAACTTGTAAAACGCACTTTAGAAGAAACCGGTTTAAAACCTGAACTCCTTGAACTGGAAGTAACCGAAACAACCTTAATCAGTTCCTTTGATACTACCATAATAATGTTTGAAGAATTAAGGAAACTCGGTGTTAAGATATCTTTAGATGACTTTGGAACCGGTTATTCTTCCCTAAGCTATCTTAGAAAGCTTCCTATAGATACTCTGAAAATAGATAAAAGCTTTATTAAAGATCTTGATAGGGAATGTATTGAAAAGGAGATTACTGAATCCATTGTATCTCTGGTACATAAGTTAAATATTGAAGTTATCGCAGAAGGTGTTGAGAATGGGAAACAATTAGCCTACTTAATGAAATGTAATTGTGATAATATCCAAGGTTACTTAATCAGCAGGCCAATCCCGGCAATTGATGCAATGAAATTAACAGACAAAAACTTTATGGCATATATCGGTGTACAGTTATAG
- a CDS encoding metallophosphoesterase: MSSKNIRQLLTLCFSISFLLTGCSNYKATPIESGKDLSLFVTSDVHYLANSVHDDGKAFQDYCTNSDGRMLYYSDDIINAFGADVQEDKPDILIISGDLTTNGEKQSHLSLADKLKNIEKTSGTKVYVIPGNHDIENPWARGFKGDERYKIDSISAADFSKIYKDFGYGEAISRDSGSLSYLAAPSDDVWLLMLDTCEYRLNKNAGIPVTNGEIKDTTLKWIKKCSKMAKKNNARIITVMHHNLYNHSSKIYYGFTLDNSNEVEKVFRECNLNLVLSGHLHIQDIRHGGEGNERIYDIATESLLMYPIQYGIINYSPLKGFDYNTTQVNVEDWAKKNGIKDSNLTDFMAFSRLFLTDNSYNKAYNAVSQTGLYSEEDAKDMAETISFINVNYIKGTVADVLADVEASNGYKLWLKADGIEAIENLRAYLLSMIPHTENDNNHLHLN; the protein is encoded by the coding sequence ATGTCCTCAAAAAATATAAGACAATTACTTACATTATGTTTCTCAATCTCTTTTCTACTTACAGGCTGCAGTAACTATAAAGCAACCCCTATTGAATCTGGTAAGGATCTTTCACTATTCGTCACGTCGGATGTCCATTACCTGGCAAATAGTGTGCACGACGACGGAAAAGCTTTCCAGGATTACTGCACTAACAGTGACGGAAGGATGCTCTACTATTCAGACGATATTATTAACGCTTTCGGAGCAGATGTGCAGGAAGATAAACCGGATATCCTTATCATAAGCGGAGATTTGACAACCAACGGTGAAAAGCAAAGTCACCTTTCCCTGGCAGACAAATTGAAGAATATAGAAAAGACTTCCGGAACGAAAGTTTATGTTATACCTGGTAATCATGATATCGAAAATCCCTGGGCAAGAGGGTTTAAAGGTGATGAACGTTATAAGATCGACTCTATCAGCGCAGCTGATTTTAGTAAAATATATAAAGATTTTGGCTATGGTGAAGCAATCTCAAGAGATAGCGGTTCCTTAAGCTATCTGGCTGCTCCATCCGATGATGTTTGGCTTCTTATGCTCGACACCTGTGAATACCGCCTGAATAAAAATGCAGGTATTCCTGTAACTAATGGTGAAATCAAAGACACCACCTTAAAATGGATAAAGAAATGCAGTAAGATGGCAAAGAAAAACAACGCAAGAATTATTACCGTCATGCATCATAATCTTTATAACCACAGTTCAAAAATATATTATGGATTTACCTTGGATAACAGCAATGAAGTAGAGAAAGTTTTTAGAGAATGTAACCTTAACCTGGTATTAAGTGGTCACTTACATATCCAGGATATCCGGCATGGAGGAGAAGGAAATGAACGGATATATGATATTGCAACAGAATCCCTGCTTATGTATCCTATCCAATATGGTATCATAAACTACAGCCCTCTTAAGGGTTTTGATTATAATACGACTCAGGTTAATGTGGAAGACTGGGCAAAAAAGAATGGAATAAAAGATAGTAATCTGACTGATTTTATGGCCTTTTCCAGACTATTTCTCACCGATAATAGTTATAATAAAGCTTATAATGCCGTGTCCCAAACTGGTCTTTACTCTGAAGAGGATGCAAAAGATATGGCTGAAACAATAAGCTTTATAAATGTTAATTATATAAAAGGCACCGTTGCAGATGTTTTAGCGGATGTCGAGGCTTCAAACGGCTATAAACTCTGGTTAAAAGCCGACGGAATCGAAGCCATCGAAAATTTAAGAGCCTACCTTCTCAGTATGATTCCCCATACTGAAAATGATAATAATCACCTGCATTTGAATTAA
- a CDS encoding ArsR/SmtB family transcription factor, protein MREADCDCEVIHAEVVEAVSKVMPIDDELYDLSDFFKVFGDSTRIKIMWALDESEMCVCDLAVLLNMTKSAISHQLKSLRAANLVKYRKEGKVVFYSLQDDHVKGILEKGLEHIREK, encoded by the coding sequence ATGCGTGAAGCTGATTGTGATTGTGAAGTAATTCATGCTGAGGTAGTAGAAGCGGTCAGTAAGGTGATGCCGATCGATGATGAACTATATGATTTATCAGATTTTTTTAAAGTATTTGGAGACAGTACCAGAATCAAGATAATGTGGGCATTGGATGAAAGTGAAATGTGTGTATGTGACCTTGCAGTTCTTCTTAACATGACAAAGTCTGCTATATCACATCAACTGAAATCATTACGGGCTGCCAACCTTGTGAAATATAGAAAAGAAGGCAAAGTAGTATTCTATTCCCTTCAAGATGACCATGTAAAGGGAATTTTGGAAAAAGGGTTAGAGCATATAAGAGAAAAATAA
- a CDS encoding cation transporter: MKKTFRLEGLDCANCAAKIETAVGKLEGVKEATVNFMTTKMVIEAEDEKMTEIIAEAEKLVKKIEPGTVMKKA; the protein is encoded by the coding sequence ATGAAAAAGACATTTAGATTGGAAGGTTTAGACTGTGCAAATTGTGCAGCGAAAATTGAGACAGCAGTTGGTAAATTGGAGGGTGTGAAGGAAGCCACTGTTAATTTTATGACCACCAAAATGGTTATTGAAGCAGAAGATGAGAAGATGACAGAAATAATAGCCGAAGCCGAAAAGCTTGTTAAAAAAATCGAGCCCGGAACTGTTATGAAAAAAGCATAA